Proteins encoded by one window of Chiroxiphia lanceolata isolate bChiLan1 chromosome 26, bChiLan1.pri, whole genome shotgun sequence:
- the LOC116798669 gene encoding neurexophilin-3-like, translating into MHLPRSCVLLLIQGSISLLVLCAPEDPGKGVEQGEAQSQERAPGEKMRELLSPEPLLAPTLLQNTTLLELASGSRQLWDILENLSEREQPPQPRARRDLGPAPGKLKKIFGWGDFYSNIKTVKLNLLITGKVVDHGNGTVNVFFQHNSTGQGNISVSLVPPTKAVEFDLEQQIFIEAKESKIFNCRVEHERVDRARKTSLCTFDPAKTCSQEHTRSHVAWACSKPFKVICIYITFYSTDYRLVQKVCPDYNYHSDVPYFPSG; encoded by the exons ATGCATCTTCCTCGGAGCTGCGTCCTCCTCCTCATCCAGGGGAGCATCTCGCTGCTG GTGCTCTGTGCTCCAGAGGATCCAGGGAAAGGTGTGGAGCAGGGGGAagcccagagccaggagagaGCCCCAGGGGAGAAGATGAGGGAGCTGCTCTCCCCAGAGCCCCTCCTGGCCCCGACCCTCCTGCAGAACACGACCCTCCTGGAGTTGGCGAGCGGCTCCCGGCAGCTGTGGGATATCCTGGAGAACCTGTCGGAGCGggagcagcccccccagcccagggcacggaGGGACTTGGGGCCGGCCCCGGGCAAGCTGAAGAAGATTTTTGGCTGGGGGGATTTCTACTCCAACATCAAGACGGTGAAGCTGAACCTGCTGATCACGGGCAAGGTGGTGGATCACGGCAACGGCACCGTCAACGTCTTCTTCCAGCACAACTCCACCGGGCAGGGCAACATCTCCGTCAGCCTCGTGCCGCCCACCAAGGCCGTGGAGTTCgacctggagcagcagatcttCATCGAGGCCAAGGAGTCCAAGATCTTCAACTGCCGCGTGGAGCACGAGCGGGTGGATCGCGCCAGGAAGACGTCGCTGTGCACCTTCGACCCCGCCAAGACCTGCTCGCAGGAGCACACGCGCAGCCACGTGGCCTGGGCCTGCTCCAAGCCCTTCAAGGTCATCTGCATCTACATCACCTTCTACAGCACGGACTACAGGCTGGTGCAGAAGGTGTGTCCTGACTACAACTACCACAGCGACGTGCCCTACTTCCCCTCGGGGTGA